In Aquimarina sp. TRL1, a single window of DNA contains:
- a CDS encoding leucine-rich repeat domain-containing protein: protein MGLIIESIKGFLTNIIRKEKYYSLKKALRNPERVRVLKLTNGDLKTIPTTIGQLRNLEILELSHNQLRSLPEEMGDLHKLRELWLDYNQLEYLPSSMVKLHNLEVLWVDHNPLTGIPEGVEELPNIQEISPGNHFVRGAKKGKRSFGTSKSGEKLLKEAIRNPKNVERLCLSNYNLEEIPSSIEALTNLKVLLLSNNQLTSLPKEIGALQKLEVLILNNNQLTSIPKEIVQLPLLKKISVRGNWLMSIPKEITQLPSIEEIWVDKEQYAIIPKAIERLPSLKKVS, encoded by the coding sequence ATGGGGTTAATTATAGAATCAATAAAAGGCTTTCTTACTAATATAATACGGAAAGAGAAATACTATTCTTTAAAAAAAGCGCTGCGAAACCCCGAGAGGGTTCGTGTTTTGAAGCTAACCAATGGGGATCTAAAAACGATTCCGACGACGATAGGACAATTGCGAAATCTGGAAATTTTAGAACTGTCTCATAATCAGTTGAGAAGTTTGCCGGAAGAAATGGGTGATCTTCATAAACTTAGAGAACTTTGGTTAGATTATAATCAGTTAGAATACTTACCTTCATCTATGGTGAAATTACATAACCTGGAAGTATTGTGGGTGGATCATAATCCACTGACGGGTATTCCAGAGGGGGTGGAGGAGCTACCTAATATACAGGAAATATCTCCAGGAAATCATTTTGTGAGGGGGGCTAAAAAGGGTAAAAGATCATTCGGTACGAGTAAATCAGGAGAGAAATTGCTGAAAGAAGCCATTCGGAATCCTAAGAATGTAGAGAGGTTATGTCTTTCTAATTATAATTTAGAAGAAATACCATCATCAATAGAAGCATTGACGAATCTCAAAGTGTTATTATTAAGTAATAATCAATTGACAAGTCTTCCTAAAGAAATAGGAGCGTTACAAAAACTGGAGGTGTTGATACTAAATAATAATCAATTGACGAGTATCCCTAAAGAGATAGTACAGCTACCTTTATTAAAAAAGATATCTGTTCGCGGGAATTGGTTAATGTCTATTCCTAAAGAAATAACTCAACTTCCGAGCATAGAAGAAATATGGGTAGATAAAGAACAGTATGCAATCATTCCCAAAGCGATTGAGCGATTACCAAGTTTAAAAAAAGTTTCCTGA
- a CDS encoding DUF2807 domain-containing protein, translated as MKKILFVLLTACSIGNISAQNEKIKGNKIVTVERRTVGGFHTIELSENFKVTLQNSTENLVRVETDSNIQDVIDVKVTDSVLKIRSNKKIKKSKTLNITISYVQPIQKMILQDKVEIKSAALLETPKLHIETNGDVEAFLSVKCEELFLIAGGKSHPEIHANATKVTYQMNDGSELKGITNAEECKIELYKKASAKLEGEINTLAVRAENDTDFYGEKLSSQKTSLSAEGSSDCYILSTEEITIDANNKAEIYLLGSPKVIMNTFADQAIIYKKDLNYSPGLF; from the coding sequence ATGAAAAAAATACTATTTGTACTCTTAACCGCATGCTCAATAGGAAATATATCTGCTCAAAACGAAAAAATAAAAGGAAATAAAATCGTTACTGTAGAGCGAAGAACTGTAGGAGGGTTTCACACTATAGAACTTTCTGAAAACTTTAAGGTAACATTGCAAAATAGTACGGAAAACCTGGTAAGAGTTGAAACGGACAGTAATATCCAAGATGTTATTGATGTCAAAGTAACTGATAGCGTATTAAAAATACGATCCAACAAAAAAATCAAGAAAAGTAAAACACTAAACATTACCATATCTTATGTACAACCAATCCAAAAAATGATCTTACAGGATAAAGTAGAAATCAAATCAGCTGCTTTATTAGAAACCCCCAAATTACATATAGAAACGAATGGTGATGTAGAAGCATTTTTATCAGTAAAATGTGAAGAGTTATTTCTTATTGCCGGAGGTAAATCCCACCCTGAAATTCATGCTAATGCTACGAAAGTTACCTATCAAATGAATGATGGCAGTGAACTGAAAGGAATCACTAATGCCGAAGAATGTAAAATTGAATTATATAAAAAAGCTAGTGCCAAACTGGAAGGAGAAATTAACACCTTAGCTGTCAGAGCAGAAAATGATACTGATTTTTATGGGGAAAAGCTCAGTTCTCAAAAAACATCCTTATCCGCAGAAGGTTCCAGTGATTGCTATATTCTCTCAACAGAAGAAATAACAATAGACGCTAATAATAAGGCGGAAATATACCTTTTAGGGAGCCCAAAAGTAATCATGAATACCTTTGCCGATCAGGCAATTATCTATAAAAAAGATCTTAACTATAGTCCTGGTTTGTTTTAA
- a CDS encoding ankyrin repeat domain-containing protein, which translates to MNYKITLFTSLLCLFSQFSIAQDISKELLLAIRNGDTETLNTHVTADELDTCFSLKNSQYNYLAISIKTNSLTAIKYFIEKGANIEGICTTKTPLMYAVKSGNIAIVKYLISKGANIDAQTPRGATAIDYADKYKQTEIKAYLSNL; encoded by the coding sequence ATGAATTATAAAATTACCTTATTCACTAGTTTATTATGTCTGTTTTCTCAATTTTCTATTGCACAAGACATTTCCAAAGAGTTATTGTTAGCCATCAGAAACGGAGATACAGAAACACTTAATACTCATGTCACAGCCGATGAGTTAGATACTTGTTTTTCTTTAAAAAACAGCCAATATAATTACTTGGCTATAAGCATAAAAACAAACTCTCTTACAGCTATAAAATATTTTATCGAAAAAGGAGCCAATATTGAAGGAATTTGTACAACTAAAACTCCCTTAATGTACGCTGTAAAATCTGGAAATATAGCTATTGTAAAATACTTAATTTCTAAAGGAGCTAATATCGACGCACAGACTCCTCGTGGAGCTACTGCTATAGACTATGCTGATAAGTATAAACAGACTGAGATCAAAGCATATCTAAGTAATTTGTAA
- a CDS encoding head GIN domain-containing protein → MTTLAKILAAALLSLFMTSCNIVMDGVKGEGEIVRKEKTINETFTAVKAKRGLDVVLIDSDDRKVVIEANENLHQYIKVYVEGNTLYVTSENNIYQADQKSVYVSYQALNKITATSGAGITADNTIVEKDLTIKASSGAGIDLKVNSDHLNSSVSSGAAMTLSGKVNSHDASASSGAHINAKELISKKASASASSGSGIKIYVKEAFNGSASSGANVAYYGNPKKVSKNDSSGGDVIKR, encoded by the coding sequence ATGACAACACTAGCCAAAATATTAGCCGCAGCCCTTTTATCTTTATTTATGACTTCCTGTAACATTGTTATGGATGGCGTAAAAGGTGAAGGAGAAATTGTACGAAAAGAAAAAACAATTAATGAGACCTTTACTGCTGTAAAAGCAAAAAGAGGATTGGATGTCGTATTAATTGATAGTGATGACCGTAAAGTCGTTATCGAAGCAAATGAAAACTTACATCAGTATATTAAGGTATATGTAGAGGGAAACACCCTTTATGTGACCTCAGAAAACAACATCTACCAAGCTGATCAAAAAAGTGTTTATGTATCCTATCAGGCATTAAATAAGATTACTGCTACAAGTGGAGCAGGTATTACAGCCGATAATACAATTGTAGAAAAAGATCTTACCATCAAAGCTAGTAGTGGGGCAGGTATTGATCTAAAAGTTAACTCAGATCACTTGAATTCCTCTGTCTCCAGTGGTGCTGCTATGACCCTAAGTGGAAAGGTAAACTCGCATGATGCCAGTGCCAGTAGCGGAGCCCATATAAATGCTAAAGAGTTGATCAGCAAAAAAGCTAGTGCTTCTGCAAGTAGCGGATCTGGAATAAAAATATATGTAAAAGAAGCTTTCAACGGAAGTGCTTCAAGCGGTGCCAATGTAGCTTATTATGGTAATCCTAAGAAAGTATCAAAAAACGATAGTTCTGGTGGAGATGTCATCAAACGATAA
- a CDS encoding PspC domain-containing protein: MNKTVNINLAGIFFHIDEDAYLKLQRYLQAIKRSFTNSQGRDEIIADIEARMAELFSEKIKDERNVISIKEVDDIISIMGQPEDYQVDEEIFDDEPRQPYTKRTSPRQLYRDTMNSYVGGVSSGLGHYFRVDPIWLRLAWILLTIFSSGAFILIYIALWIFVPEAKSTADHLAMKGEAVNISNIEKKIKEGFSGVADSVKNVDYEKYGNKVKNSSTTFFETLASILLAILKGALKFFGVLIAMVSGITLISLFISLFAVGIFGIYDSPWMEYLEVGNQPNVPLWFLSILAFLVIGIPFFFLFILGLKIVITNLKSIGTPIKLGLLGLWLLAMVGLGVIAARHATQEAFEAEIISEEKLLPVSKNDTLTLKMVKNNRYLKYLRGSYDYRVKRDPDGNKVIVLKDVEIFLKTSENDSLIGLSIEKSAEGSSYEEARKRAQEIKYNYELDGNTLLLNGYALTDYVNKHRDQQVNIFLSLPEGVTVFADDNTARYTNSWEYDDYISLNDQEEKYLKVTNGKFDCTNCSEEQNEEKQSWEEDEDKEEGAVRINLNTDDENFKLKIDENGVEINNQPVKLKIDENGIELKKDQE; the protein is encoded by the coding sequence ATGAACAAGACAGTTAATATAAATTTAGCAGGTATATTTTTTCACATAGACGAGGATGCGTACTTAAAGCTACAACGTTATCTACAGGCTATAAAACGTTCATTTACCAATTCACAGGGAAGAGACGAGATTATCGCTGACATTGAAGCTCGTATGGCGGAGTTGTTTAGTGAAAAAATCAAAGACGAAAGAAATGTTATCAGTATCAAAGAGGTAGATGATATCATTAGTATAATGGGGCAACCGGAAGATTATCAAGTAGATGAAGAGATATTTGATGACGAACCCAGGCAGCCCTATACCAAGAGAACCTCTCCACGTCAATTATATAGAGATACTATGAATTCTTATGTAGGTGGAGTTAGTTCAGGACTTGGACATTATTTTAGAGTAGATCCTATTTGGTTACGATTGGCTTGGATCTTATTAACAATTTTTTCCAGTGGTGCTTTTATCCTTATTTATATAGCCCTATGGATATTTGTTCCCGAAGCCAAATCGACAGCAGATCACCTGGCGATGAAAGGAGAAGCTGTCAATATCAGTAACATTGAAAAAAAAATTAAAGAAGGATTTAGTGGAGTCGCTGATTCAGTAAAAAATGTAGATTACGAGAAGTATGGTAATAAAGTCAAAAACAGCTCGACTACTTTTTTTGAAACCCTGGCGAGTATTCTATTAGCAATTCTCAAAGGAGCTCTTAAGTTTTTTGGAGTACTCATTGCTATGGTATCTGGAATAACACTTATCAGCTTATTTATCAGCTTATTTGCTGTAGGTATTTTTGGAATTTATGATTCTCCATGGATGGAATATCTTGAAGTAGGCAATCAGCCTAATGTACCCTTGTGGTTCCTTTCGATACTCGCCTTTTTGGTCATAGGAATCCCTTTCTTTTTCCTATTCATCCTGGGACTCAAAATTGTAATCACCAACTTAAAATCAATAGGAACTCCAATCAAGTTAGGATTACTAGGATTATGGTTGCTGGCAATGGTAGGGCTAGGAGTTATTGCAGCCAGACACGCTACACAAGAAGCTTTTGAAGCAGAAATTATATCAGAAGAAAAGTTGCTTCCTGTCTCTAAAAATGATACGCTAACCCTAAAAATGGTGAAAAACAATCGCTATTTAAAATACCTCAGAGGGTCTTATGATTACAGAGTAAAAAGAGACCCTGATGGAAATAAAGTAATTGTTCTTAAAGACGTTGAAATCTTTCTTAAAACATCAGAAAATGATTCTCTTATCGGACTATCAATAGAAAAATCAGCAGAAGGAAGTTCTTATGAGGAAGCCCGAAAAAGAGCTCAGGAAATAAAATACAATTATGAATTAGACGGAAACACCTTGTTACTTAATGGGTATGCATTAACAGATTACGTAAATAAACACAGGGATCAGCAAGTTAATATCTTTTTATCCCTCCCAGAAGGAGTAACAGTGTTTGCCGATGATAATACAGCCAGATATACAAACTCATGGGAGTATGATGACTATATTTCTCTTAATGATCAGGAAGAAAAATACCTAAAAGTAACCAATGGAAAATTCGATTGTACCAATTGTTCTGAGGAACAGAATGAGGAAAAACAATCATGGGAAGAAGATGAAGATAAAGAAGAAGGTGCCGTACGTATCAACCTCAATACAGATGACGAGAATTTTAAACTAAAAATTGACGAAAACGGTGTGGAAATCAATAATCAGCCGGTAAAGCTAAAAATCGATGAAAACGGCATCGAATTAAAAAAAGACCAAGAATAA
- a CDS encoding PadR family transcriptional regulator, which translates to MKIENTKAQMRKGVLEYCILSILKDNDAYVAEILETLKDAKMLVVEGTIYPLLTRLKNAGLLSYRWEESTSGPPRKYYGLTETGKLFLKELNTTWDELQNAVALVTKQKNKKNEQDS; encoded by the coding sequence ATGAAGATCGAAAACACAAAAGCGCAAATGCGCAAAGGTGTATTAGAATACTGTATACTTTCGATCCTAAAGGATAATGATGCGTACGTTGCAGAAATTCTTGAAACGCTAAAAGATGCCAAAATGCTTGTCGTTGAAGGAACTATATACCCTCTTCTTACCAGATTGAAAAATGCAGGTCTGTTAAGTTACCGATGGGAGGAATCTACATCCGGTCCTCCGAGAAAGTATTACGGATTAACAGAAACAGGAAAACTATTCCTAAAAGAATTAAATACAACATGGGATGAACTACAAAATGCAGTAGCACTGGTAACCAAACAAAAAAACAAGAAAAATGAACAAGACAGTTAA
- a CDS encoding DUF4870 domain-containing protein, with protein sequence MSTNNHKNIATFIHLSIFSKYFFPLGNYIMPLILWTVNKEKSSFIDRHGKQAINFQLSILLYTIILGTFSFPFFVFNVFDNISFDHLSSFHDLSINLSDSGGFWALTGVSFIGLLALIGFFLEIIFIITASLKANKGETYTYPLTINFIK encoded by the coding sequence ATGTCAACAAATAATCATAAAAACATAGCTACTTTTATTCATTTGAGTATTTTTTCGAAATATTTTTTTCCATTGGGAAATTATATCATGCCACTCATCTTATGGACCGTGAATAAAGAAAAGTCATCATTTATTGACAGACATGGAAAACAGGCAATCAATTTCCAGTTGAGTATATTACTGTATACTATCATATTAGGAACTTTTTCTTTTCCTTTTTTTGTCTTTAATGTTTTTGACAATATCTCTTTTGATCATTTATCTAGTTTTCATGATCTATCAATTAACTTATCAGATTCTGGAGGATTTTGGGCGTTGACAGGAGTTTCTTTTATTGGTCTACTTGCTTTAATAGGCTTCTTTTTAGAAATCATTTTTATTATCACAGCCTCCTTAAAAGCGAATAAAGGAGAAACATATACATATCCGTTAACTATTAATTTTATCAAATAA
- a CDS encoding DUF4442 domain-containing protein yields the protein MNKMTPGKINLFTMLKLPSAWLCGVRVKEISVASCQVSVRHRWINQNPFRSMFWAVQGMAAELTTGALVMGCIQRQKQKISMLVASNNATFSKKATGKILFSCNDGHLVEEAVQKAIETGEGQTITMKSIGRDATGDEVSAFAFEWTIKVKQ from the coding sequence ATGAATAAAATGACACCAGGAAAGATCAATTTGTTTACAATGTTAAAGCTACCATCAGCATGGTTATGTGGTGTACGGGTAAAAGAAATATCGGTGGCAAGCTGCCAGGTAAGTGTACGTCACAGATGGATTAATCAGAACCCTTTTCGGTCTATGTTTTGGGCAGTTCAGGGAATGGCAGCAGAGCTAACAACAGGAGCATTGGTTATGGGGTGTATACAAAGGCAAAAACAAAAAATATCCATGTTAGTTGCCTCTAATAATGCAACTTTCTCTAAGAAGGCTACAGGAAAAATTCTTTTTAGTTGTAATGATGGACATTTGGTAGAAGAGGCAGTTCAAAAAGCGATTGAAACAGGAGAGGGACAAACAATAACAATGAAATCAATAGGAAGAGATGCTACGGGAGATGAAGTTTCAGCCTTTGCCTTTGAATGGACAATCAAAGTAAAACAATAA
- a CDS encoding TIGR00266 family protein — protein sequence MIAHEIDYTIYGEEMQYVEIELDPQEGVIAEAGSFMMMDDGIKMETIFGDGSEKDKGIMGKIFGAGKRLLTGESLFMTAFYNQVGGKKKVSFASPYPGKIIPLDLSKYGGKFICQKDAFLCAAKGVSVGIEFSRKLGRGLFGGEGFIMQKLEGDGMAFVHAGGTTAMKQLEPGEKLKIDTGCIIGFSKGVTYDIELVGGIKNTIFGGEGLFFATLTGPGVVFIQSLPFSRLANRVLALAPSAGGKSRGEGSILGGLGDILDGDNNF from the coding sequence ATGATAGCACATGAAATAGATTATACGATCTATGGCGAAGAAATGCAGTATGTAGAGATAGAGTTAGATCCACAGGAAGGGGTTATAGCAGAAGCAGGTAGTTTTATGATGATGGACGATGGTATAAAGATGGAGACTATTTTTGGAGATGGTTCTGAGAAAGATAAAGGGATTATGGGTAAGATCTTTGGGGCAGGAAAACGCTTGCTTACCGGAGAAAGTTTGTTCATGACAGCTTTTTATAATCAGGTTGGAGGAAAGAAAAAAGTAAGTTTTGCATCCCCTTATCCCGGAAAAATTATTCCATTAGATTTGTCGAAATATGGAGGGAAATTTATTTGTCAGAAAGATGCATTTTTATGTGCAGCGAAAGGAGTATCCGTAGGAATAGAATTTTCTCGAAAACTGGGAAGAGGTCTTTTTGGAGGAGAAGGTTTTATTATGCAAAAATTAGAAGGAGATGGAATGGCATTTGTCCATGCAGGAGGAACAACAGCAATGAAACAACTGGAACCAGGAGAGAAATTAAAGATAGATACCGGATGTATTATAGGTTTTTCTAAAGGAGTAACTTATGATATCGAATTAGTTGGAGGTATAAAGAATACTATTTTTGGTGGTGAAGGATTGTTTTTTGCTACACTAACAGGTCCAGGAGTGGTTTTTATCCAGTCATTACCCTTTAGCAGATTAGCAAATAGAGTACTGGCATTAGCCCCAAGTGCAGGAGGAAAAAGTAGAGGAGAGGGTAGTATTTTAGGGGGATTAGGAGATATTCTGGATGGGGATAATAATTTTTAA
- a CDS encoding LysR substrate-binding domain-containing protein produces the protein MTITQLRYVLAVAEHQNFTKAAEKTFVTQPTLSMQIQKLEEELDILIFDRSKKPIELTDVGKKLVQQARNIVNESERIQDIVDQQKGFIGGEFKIGVIPTIMPTLLPMFLNNFIKKYPKVKLKIEELTTEAIVERLLDGHLDAAIAATPLENESIKERVLYYEPFVGYIPSNHRLNQKKNIDISDLNVDDMLLLEDGHCFRDGILNLCKTQKGFDEDHFQLESGSFETLVKLSNEGLGMTLLPYLHTLDINPNEKEYLHYFNEPSPAREVSLIFNKSELKMHIIDALHSTIAGVVKGAITFQNVQIISPLSKAKSD, from the coding sequence ATGACAATTACACAACTACGATACGTTCTTGCTGTAGCAGAACATCAAAATTTTACCAAAGCTGCAGAGAAAACTTTTGTTACCCAACCTACCTTAAGTATGCAAATTCAGAAACTGGAAGAAGAACTGGATATACTTATCTTCGATCGTAGTAAAAAACCAATCGAACTGACAGATGTAGGAAAAAAACTAGTACAACAGGCCCGAAATATCGTTAATGAGAGTGAACGTATTCAGGATATTGTGGATCAACAAAAAGGGTTTATAGGAGGAGAGTTTAAAATTGGTGTAATTCCTACTATTATGCCCACCTTACTTCCTATGTTCTTAAACAATTTTATAAAAAAGTATCCCAAAGTAAAACTAAAAATAGAAGAACTGACAACAGAAGCCATAGTAGAACGTCTATTAGATGGACATCTCGATGCTGCCATTGCTGCTACTCCTTTGGAAAATGAAAGTATAAAAGAGCGTGTTCTGTATTACGAACCTTTTGTAGGCTATATCCCTTCAAATCATCGACTCAACCAAAAGAAAAACATCGATATTAGCGATCTCAATGTGGATGATATGTTGTTATTAGAAGACGGGCATTGCTTCAGAGATGGAATTCTGAATTTATGTAAGACGCAAAAGGGTTTTGACGAAGATCATTTTCAATTAGAGAGTGGTAGTTTTGAAACTTTGGTAAAATTATCTAATGAAGGATTAGGAATGACATTATTACCTTACTTACATACCTTGGACATCAATCCTAATGAAAAAGAATATCTTCACTATTTTAATGAACCTTCTCCTGCTAGAGAAGTGAGCCTTATCTTTAATAAAAGTGAATTAAAGATGCATATTATAGATGCATTACATTCTACTATAGCTGGAGTTGTTAAAGGAGCTATTACATTTCAAAATGTTCAAATTATAAGCCCTCTTTCAAAAGCAAAAAGCGACTGA
- a CDS encoding DUF2141 domain-containing protein, translated as MKTVILYLTFLLMSLFSTAQEVSGITITVTTPNVTGDQGEVIYGLYDQNTFMKAAPIQAAKSNIKNGVATITFTNVPEGNYAISCFHDTNGNNRMDFEANGMPKENYGISNNNMSYGPPVWADAKFEVATENIVMEIRM; from the coding sequence ATGAAAACAGTAATATTATACCTAACATTTCTTTTAATGAGTTTATTTAGTACAGCACAGGAAGTTTCTGGAATTACCATTACTGTTACCACACCTAATGTGACAGGGGATCAGGGAGAAGTAATATACGGTTTATACGATCAAAACACTTTTATGAAAGCTGCTCCCATTCAGGCAGCAAAAAGTAATATAAAAAATGGAGTCGCTACGATTACTTTTACAAATGTCCCAGAAGGAAACTATGCCATTTCATGTTTTCATGATACCAATGGAAATAATAGAATGGACTTCGAAGCTAATGGAATGCCAAAAGAAAATTATGGGATATCCAATAATAACATGAGTTACGGTCCTCCAGTATGGGCAGATGCCAAATTTGAAGTTGCCACAGAAAATATCGTTATGGAGATACGGATGTAA
- a CDS encoding DUF58 domain-containing protein, which translates to MFLEFIKSLYLTKRVFYLLAAIIILFLFSNWLPGIYPIIWMIVWAVLLTCLFDGITLYKYKNGIKAHRLLPDKFSNGDYNAIPVQITNNYPIRIHTEIIDEIPIQFQKRDFLKQISIASREVVNFEYTIRPVQRGVYTFGHLHIYAYTNIGLIKRRFRFDKEAAVKVYPSFIQMKKHDFLAINNRVSTLGLKKIRKIGHTMEFEQIKEYVVGDDVRTINWKTTAKHGHLMINQYQDEKSQPIYSIINASRVMKMPFNGLSLLDYAINSALAFSNIALKKHDKVGLLSFSNKINNFLPAQRKKTYLNTISDSLYNIDTEFLDADFGMLYAQIKRQISQRSLLLLYTNYEHISSLKRQLPYLKSIAKKHLLVVIFFENTELQQVIHKNTSDLQGIYDKTIAQQFAYDKKTMVKELQKHGIQSVLTAPENLTVNTINKYLEIKARGIL; encoded by the coding sequence GTGTTTTTAGAATTCATCAAATCGCTATACCTGACCAAGAGAGTATTTTACCTACTGGCTGCTATCATCATCCTCTTTTTATTCTCTAATTGGTTACCAGGAATATATCCTATCATATGGATGATCGTATGGGCTGTACTTCTGACATGCTTATTTGATGGTATCACCTTATACAAATACAAAAACGGAATAAAGGCACATCGCTTACTTCCTGATAAATTTTCAAATGGAGATTATAATGCCATTCCTGTCCAAATTACAAATAACTACCCCATTCGGATTCATACTGAAATTATAGATGAAATCCCTATCCAATTTCAAAAAAGAGATTTTTTAAAACAGATCTCTATTGCCTCGAGGGAGGTAGTAAATTTTGAATATACAATACGACCTGTACAAAGAGGAGTATATACCTTTGGCCACTTACATATCTATGCGTATACGAATATTGGTTTAATCAAAAGAAGGTTTCGATTTGATAAAGAAGCAGCTGTAAAAGTTTACCCTTCTTTTATTCAAATGAAAAAACATGATTTTCTGGCAATCAATAACAGAGTTAGTACACTAGGGCTTAAAAAGATTCGGAAAATCGGACATACGATGGAGTTTGAGCAAATAAAAGAATATGTAGTAGGTGATGATGTTCGAACAATCAACTGGAAAACTACTGCAAAACATGGACACTTGATGATCAACCAATATCAGGACGAAAAATCACAACCCATTTACTCCATTATCAATGCCAGCCGGGTAATGAAAATGCCATTTAACGGGCTAAGTCTTTTAGATTATGCTATTAATAGTGCATTGGCTTTTTCTAATATTGCTCTAAAAAAGCACGACAAGGTAGGATTGCTAAGTTTTTCTAATAAAATCAATAATTTTTTACCTGCACAAAGAAAAAAAACATATCTGAATACGATTTCTGATAGTTTATACAATATAGATACGGAATTTCTTGACGCTGATTTTGGAATGCTATACGCGCAGATTAAACGGCAAATCTCTCAGCGAAGTCTCCTGCTACTCTATACAAACTATGAGCACATCTCTTCATTAAAAAGACAACTTCCTTATCTAAAATCTATTGCTAAAAAACACCTGTTAGTGGTTATCTTTTTCGAAAACACAGAACTACAACAAGTAATTCATAAAAACACCTCCGACCTTCAAGGTATTTATGACAAAACTATTGCTCAGCAATTTGCTTATGACAAAAAAACAATGGTCAAAGAACTTCAAAAACACGGTATTCAATCCGTATTAACTGCTCCGGAAAACTTAACCGTTAATACGATTAATAAGTATTTGGAGATTAAAGCCAGAGGGATTTTATAA
- a CDS encoding MoxR family ATPase: MENEESINNPSSEPIQSIPEQHQKLDFENRIQLGELQEAVAQLKSELAKVIIGQQDFIELLIVSLLADGHVLIEGVPGIAKTVTAKLFAKTLKTAFNRIQFTPDLMPSDVLGTSVLNMKSGDFEFKKGPVFSNMVLIDEINRAPAKTQAALFEVMEEKQVTIDGIRYPMEPPFMVLATQNPVEQEGTYALPEAQLDRFLFKINVAYPSIEEEIEILKSHHERKAIKAIEMITPVITPEKLMEFKNKTQEVIIEDKIIGYIAEIVTKTRTHPHLYLGGSPRASIAIMNASKAFAAINGRDFVTPEDIKKSLFPVLRHRVILAPEREMEGMTTENVLEMILQSVEIPR, from the coding sequence ATGGAAAATGAAGAGTCAATAAATAACCCCTCCTCCGAGCCTATACAATCTATACCAGAACAGCATCAAAAACTTGATTTCGAAAATCGAATACAGCTTGGGGAGTTACAGGAAGCAGTAGCACAATTAAAATCCGAATTAGCCAAAGTAATTATTGGTCAACAAGATTTTATTGAGTTACTCATCGTCTCCTTATTGGCAGATGGTCATGTATTAATAGAAGGAGTTCCCGGTATTGCAAAAACAGTAACAGCTAAACTATTTGCCAAAACGCTAAAAACTGCTTTTAACCGGATTCAGTTTACCCCGGATTTGATGCCTAGTGATGTATTAGGAACCTCTGTTCTAAACATGAAATCAGGAGATTTTGAATTTAAAAAAGGACCTGTTTTTTCTAATATGGTGCTTATCGATGAGATCAACAGAGCTCCTGCCAAAACACAGGCTGCTTTATTCGAGGTGATGGAAGAGAAACAGGTAACAATTGATGGTATTCGATATCCGATGGAACCTCCTTTTATGGTATTAGCAACCCAGAATCCAGTAGAACAAGAAGGAACCTATGCCCTTCCTGAAGCACAATTGGATCGTTTTCTTTTTAAGATAAATGTAGCCTACCCTTCTATAGAAGAAGAAATCGAAATTCTGAAATCACATCATGAACGAAAAGCAATAAAAGCCATAGAAATGATTACTCCTGTTATTACTCCGGAAAAATTAATGGAATTTAAAAACAAAACTCAGGAAGTAATTATAGAAGATAAAATAATAGGATATATCGCTGAGATTGTTACCAAAACCCGTACACACCCTCACTTATATTTAGGTGGTTCTCCCAGAGCTTCTATTGCCATTATGAATGCTTCCAAAGCATTTGCAGCCATTAACGGAAGAGATTTTGTTACTCCCGAAGATATAAAAAAATCACTATTCCCTGTACTAAGACATAGAGTTATCCTTGCTCCAGAACGGGAAATGGAAGGAATGACGACAGAAAACGTACTGGAAATGATATTACAATCTGTAGAAATCCCCCGCTAG